The genomic stretch CACAGCAAGTAGGAAGGACTCTGTAACTACTGCAGTGCAGGACAAGAAATACTGGAGCATGCAACTGGAGTAAAAGATCCTTTTGTCCTCCATAACTAAATTCTCCAATAGCTTGGGTGTGACAATGGAAGAGTAACAGAAATCCACAAAGGACAAATGACTAAGGAAATAGTACATGGGGGTATGGAATTTAGGGTTGATTCTGATAATTAAGATCATGCCCAGATTTCCTATGACTGTGATGACATACATGGCTAGGAACACCAGAAAGAGGAGTATTTGGAGCTCAGGATAATCTGTGAATCCTAAAAGCATAAATGTTGTGACATCACTCTGATTGCTGTCAGTGATCACCATGGCTCATGGAAAGGGAATCAAGGACTCAATCATATAGAGCAAAACAGCACGTAGAATAAAGACAGAATTGTTCAGGatcctctttctgtttctatgaagaaaagaacaagaagaaatagaactgAGAGTCTAttggaatttattttcttaacaACTACTATGCATATGCTTGGGTTAGTTGAATCTGCAGGGACAGACATCATTAAAAATCTTCccgttagggggcagctaggtggtgcagcggatagagcactggccctggagtcaggagtacctgagttcaaatccggcctcagacacttaacacatgctggctgtgtgaccttgggcaagtcacttaaccccaattgccttactaaaattaaaaaaaaaaaatcttcccgtTATACTTCATCTAACATTAACATTATCCATCACACTTCTGATATATCATATTAAAAGCCTTGATGTATTCATGACCTCACCAGCATGACCATTCCCATTAACACTAACAATTATGTCCCTTCCATGTCTTTTCATCCCGATTACTTATTCAATTTTTCCTACATATTCTCCATGGATAATCTATTGTTTactaatagtttaaaaaaacattttattaatttcttttaaagtcaCAGACATCTCTGGTTATAACCCATCCTACCTGAACCAGTGATATTGAAGATCTTTTccaactcaaattctgtgatctAAACAACTAATTCTTTTAGAATACTATTATCTCACTTTCTGTTTGTATAATTATTTACATTAAGTGCCCAGCATGTGGCATAATTATTTCTGCTTGACTGAATCATAATGCTGCCCTATCCCTTTTAATGTATAAAAGATCTTTAAAATATAGAGATCAATTTTGCTTGCTTCATCATTACCTTGATTGTCCAAGAGAAGTAGAAATAATAGGTTAGTTTTTATTGGGTTTCCCCCTGCATAAGTATGATTTATCATTTCTGTTTggtcatttgttcatttttatttgaagtgcAAATATTCATCAATGTTCCacttctatctctttctcttctttcgcTTGCAGGAGAATTATAAAACCTTCCTTTGGACACCTTCTTCTGAGTTGTTAATAACTTTGCATCTAATTATACAAAGAATACTACATCCGACAAATGATAATCCCAGCTAgcctatttttctttatcttttataaGAACAGCTTGAGATAATTTTTCAATCATTTTGCTAAAATGtattaatgatttggaaattTGATATTCATCGAAATAAGAAAAAACTCAAAGAAATCTTTCaattcttttgtaaaaaaatacataaagattaaatgtttcctaatattgaaatactaaattaaaaactCTGATTTTGATCCCAGTTCCTTAGAATTTGATAGTAAAGAGTTCATATCAGGTCTTAGGTTGGAAATAGAAAAGTATGTTTTCGTTCATGACATGGTAACCCTTCTGATCCTTGCCAGTTGTTTCATGAAGGCATGCTATTGCCcaggatatttatttatttaacagtATAAAGGGGGAAGAAGACAATCTCATCACTCTTTCCCCCAAATTCCTCCCCAACCCTTTCCAAGGTGATATAAGGAGGATAACCCTCTGCATAGAGATCACAATTGTTGATCTCTTCTTATAAGCCTTTTTTCTCATAAGCATTGTACCAAATTCTGAAGGGCAGGATTAGGTTATATTGAGATCAACTTCTACATTTGGcttatttgttttattcatttactaATTTTTGATTAATTGTATGCCAAAGAGCTCACATGGATTCAAAACAGCTGATTAGGTCTTTGATCAATCatgaataattatattttatcaaaGTTAGGAAACCAAAAAAGTATTAGTTCCAGGATCAACCAGTACATCCCTTATTGTGTTTTATCATTAGTAACCAAACAAATCCCCACATGCATATTTCTCTTGATGTTGGTTCCTATCTTCTAGTCAGCCAGGCTTGAAAtctagaaatacatttttttaaaacttttatcttTCCTTCACCTTATGGGGCTAAACTCATGTCACAGTCTGTTGTTTACACTTCCACAATGTCTCTCACACCTCCTTTCTATTAATCTGGTGAACATCCCAGTTAGGACACTCAACACTACTCACATCAAATATTGAACAGTCATCCAAACCTATCGTCCtatctcctctctcccaccctttCAACACATATTTTCTACAACTTCCAAAATAATCTTAGTGGATTCACAGTCCTAATCAAAAAAAGTCTTcagtggttctctattgcctTTACAATGAAAAGTAAATGTCTTaatctgacattcaaggccctctatatTTTCGTCCATTGTACCTTTCTAGCCTTTCTTCATGTCACTACATAAAACCTAAagtatgattttttctttttttctttaaataattctATTTATAAACCTGCTATTAATCTGTACTGACTGCCCATATTCATAGAGAGAGCATTCACTtggtttgaaaaaaatgtttccctgGATTCAAGGTAAAGCTCAGGTCTTATGTAACTTTCAAAAACATACATATTTTAATGCAATATGATATGCAGCCTTTTTTCAACCTTCAATTTAGACTGCACTCTCATGGATAAGTATTCTCTTCATCTGCAGGTTTCCCTCGaacctttttgggtttttttttttggtgaggcaattggggttaagtgacttacctagctggtaagtgttaaatgtccgaacctggatttgaactcaggtcctcctgattccagggccagtgctgtatctactgtgccacctatctgcctcttcCCTGGAACCTTTTATCTAGATTACTCTGCCCCTATCACAATCTACAATAAATTATAACATTTTTCTGTCGTATCCCTTCCAATCTAAACTATAATTCTTTCCTATGAGGGATTATGCTGTTTTTAATCATTGTACTCCACAGACCTAATACaatcacatgtacatatatagaattCAATTAATACATGTTTTGGAATGCATGAATGGGTGAATTGATGAAGTTTCTGGATGCTTTAAATAAGAATGATATCATTTTTCACTGATCCATGGAGAAGGAGATGAAAGACCATCCCACCTGCTAGAGGGAGAAGTGAGTATCAGAATTCTTATGTCTGGAAGCAGAGGCTGGGGCCAGTTCTTTGGATCTCATGTCATTGTCATTGGCCTTTGGGGCCTCAGCCCTAATGAGTTTCTTCTAAGCTAATAGCCATATAACCTAGAATCTCCAAGTCCTCTGGGTCCTCTTTCCAGAGTACAATTTCTTTGAAATCCCAGAAGAAAATTTGTTGAAGCTCATTATCTTAGCTTTCCTATTAATAATGAAAATCCCACTGGAAAATAATGATCATGAGCCTTCCAAAGTGATGCAATAAGAGGAAGTtgtattgaaaaaaagaaagaaagaaattcttatGTTACTCAAATTTTTCATCCCCCTTAACAAAAAAGGGATCAGTTGGTCTATGTAAACTGAAAGaggcatataataaaatatgtttgggCTCAAGAATTCTTTCCACCcttttaaaaaggatatttattttttctgaacttaagaaagaaaacaagcctTTCAATAACAAAGtgggaaagaaaaacagaacattACAGTGATATTGCCAAATCAATATGTATaatttgttattcctttcaaatataccacTCAGTTATCTTGCaactttcttcttccccctccccccaacattgagatggttaccattaggcATAAAtccgtatgtatgtgtgtatatgtacaaatacacactatatatatatacacattatatatagtccgtgtgtatatgtgtatacacacatgcataattatatgtgtatatacatatatgtgtatatatacacagtcaGAGAATGTGAGGATGCATAGTTAGCAGAACAATTGGAGGGAATGTTCATATCAATAAGATCAAGGCTTGATTTCAGTAACAATCACATTACCAAGAAATAACAGCAGAATGTcttatggagaaaggaagagatagaacaATGTTTTGAGGGAAAAGTAACAGCTAGAATTGTAGGTTCAACTCATCCCTGAGAAGTAATGCAGTAATGCTTATAGATTCAGTAAATAAACAAGAAATTTTTTAAGTGATTCCTAGGAACCAAGTCCTGTACTAACATCTGGGATTAaactaaaaaagaatataattatttttttacaacttaatggggacaggggcagctaggtggtgcagtggataaagcaccggccctggattcaggaggacctgagttcaaatccagcctcagacaattgatacttactggctgtgtgaccctgggcaagtcacttaaccctcctttccccacaaaaacaaacaaaaaattttaatgatgGTACAGAAGATAGAGTACCagaactggaatcaggaatacctgagttcaaatccagcttcagacacttggtaaTTATATGAcactgggaagtcatttaaccctgttttccttagttccttatctgtaaaataagctgtaaAAGGAAATAGCTAACCaatacagtatctttgtcaaaaaaataccaaaaggaATTAtcaagaattggacatgactgaaatacaaAAATCAAAAATTACTGCAGAGGCAAGAAATACCCATAGGAACATTAACAgtaaaaatatagataaaataaattaaacaaagaaacaactttTAAGTATAAGATagctggggagagaaggaagtgagTGACAGTAACAAGGAGGGAGGGCAataaggaaaggctttgtgtagaaggTAATGTTTGAATTGTATCTGCAAAGAGGAGCAAGTTtataggaggagaggaggaaatatatttccatttcccAAGAGCTACAACAAATACAAAagcacagagaaggaaaattaattgTGTTTAAGGAACAGAATAAAGGCTAGTATTGCTGAATCTCAGAGGGGGTTAAATGTGCAATGAGGCTATAAGGACAGAGAATTAATGAGAATAAATTAATTGAGGTAAGATTTTGGTAACCTGTAAATTTGTGATTGTTTCCTTCACATCTTTGTTTCTCAGACTATAGATCAGAGGGTTCAGCATAGGGATTATTACTGTATAAAAGACAGAGGCCACTTTCACCTCCTCCTTTAGGTTTTGATTCCTGGGCACACAGTAGAGGAAGAGAATTGTCCCATGGTAAATAGTGATGGCCATGAGATGTGAAGTGCATGTGGAGAAGGCTTTACGCCTCCCACTCACTGAATGCATCTTCAGGACAGTAACCAAAATGAAAAGGTAGGAAGTGAGGATGATCACAAGTGTGCTCACCTCATTGAAGGTAGCAAAGGTGAAAAGAAGCATTTCACTTATATAGGTCTCAGAGCAGGAAGCAGAGAGGATGACAGAATATTCACAGAGAAAGTTATTCAAGATACTAAATCGacaaaaagataaggaaagaagggaggacaagaCGACAAAGGAAGAGATGATGCCCCATGCATATGCCCCAGTCACCAGGAGGGTGCAGAGTGTCTGAGACATGGCAACTGTGTACATCAAGGGATTAGAAATGGCCACAACACGGTCATAGGCCATCACTGCCAGCATGAATGTTTCTGTCACCACAAATGTGCAAGCAAAAAAGAATTGGGTGATGCAACCCTTGAAGGATATGGTTCTGTCTGCCACAATTAAGTTCTCTAGCAGCTTGGGAGTAACAACAGTAGAATAACAGAAATCCACAAAGGACAAGTGGCTGAGGAAAAAGTACATAGGGGTGTGTAGTTTGGGGTTGATCTTGATGATGATAATCATCCCCAGATTGCCCACCACAGTCACAATATAAATGGCAAGGAACACCATGAATAGTGGGACCTGGAGATCTGGGTTATCAGAGAAACCCAAGAGGATGAATGTGACCATAGCACTCTGATTCTTTTCAGTGCCCAGCATAGTtcctacaagagaaaaaaaatagagagtcaATTCTGAGAAATAGAACATTAAGGAAATTGGAAGACATTTATAAATGAAAGTGTTGTGACTTTGGGACTGTTTgggattgaaaaggaaaaaaagaaataggcaatAGAAGCATTATGTATTCtgaatggggtagctaggtggcacactgattAGAAGGATGGTCCCACAGTCAGGAACACCTTGATGGAACTCTGGTTTTAGATAATTACCAGTTGTgtaatgctgggcaaatcacttgcctcagtttcctcatatttaaataaggtggaaaaataaatgcaaaactactccagtatctttgctaagaaaaccacaaatgacaTCATAGAGAATCAAACGTAAAttaaacaattgaaaaataacAAGTGTATGCTGAAAAGGTACGCTCACTAAAAAAGATCCCCAAGGTTGTTGTTGATTCTTTGGTGGCTAAGAAACTAACCTGGGAGTGATAAAGTTTGGTAGGTTGCAAGAAGAGTGAATTACATATGTTATGGTTATATATTTGAGTCAGCTTGGACAGAGAAACTGAATTATATTTGGGGAGTGAATTTGGAAATAGGATAGTTTCAGTATGCTCCTGTTGAGAAGATGAGCTATTTGGTCATTGAATATAAGTTTGTGAAGCTTGATTGCTCCAACAGGGTTTTCCCAGTGATGAGCCACCCAGAATAGAGTTAAGCAAAGAATGTTGAAAAGTGTGTACAAATCAGATTGTGAGCTTTGAAGACCTTTTTTGTTTCTGCTTCAGGAAGACATCTCTGAGGGCATCACCTCAAATAACATAGTATAGTTGATATtactaaaataaatattaagtattcttgttataataaaatatttgggaacttCCACAATTAGttaattttatcaaataatgTTAATTCTGGTTGACAAAGTATATCATAAAGAAATAGGCTGAGATGACTGATCATCACATAGAAATCACCCAGATTATAGAAAAGTAAGAAGATGGTGTcacaaagaaattatgaaagtagAAAACTTGTTGTCTTTGGGCAGGTTAAAATTCtaattctgacacatactgtgcCATCATGGGGAAATTACTTTGCTTCTCAGTGTTCTTGATGACTCTCTAAGGAAAAAGGGGCAGaaaaaagtatgtatatatattgataGAGGGACCTATGTATTAAACTAAGAGTTCCATATTTTATCaaaattacaattctacttaTCCCTATAAGTATTTTGGACAGTCGAATTCAAACTTTAGCATGTCcaaaaaatccagaaaaagataTATGCATGGACATGAAGGTCAAGTGTAAACATAAATACACTTGAGATTCTTGTAGGACGTTTTGTTGGGGGAATAAGGactttgtttgtgtgtgtgtgtgggggggggttaggACATAACTCcccacacacatttattaagtcacACATGTGTTGTGACTTTTATTACTGAAGAGGGAAGTAATAATGAAGAATTGTGAGACTCTTGGAATAGGGAAATACATGTTCTTTAATCTCCAATAACTTAATTCCCCTTATGAGAGGAATCGTGTGTGCTTGATAGCTTATTGTCTCCCAGGCCCTAGCAATATACCATTCATGTAATGTATGCTATGAGAATACAAAGGTAACAATTGGAACTAACATTATTTTAGCTTAAAAACTGCACATTTTGCTTGAGCATCAACCACAGGGATGCCAATAAAACATCTCTGATGTCCAGATGGAACTGTGAAGGGACAGGTCAACAATACTCAGATCCATGGACTTACCTCAATGTGTGTTCCTTTGGCTGACTTGTTGCCTATTCCCCTTTGTTCTGTGGGTGATTAGGCTATTGATAAAACCTTTTCAGGACCATAAAAcatccctcacccccccccaaaaaaagacattctCAGAATTGTGCATTAGTAAGTTGATGGAATAtattagaataggaaaaaaaaaacttaattggTTTCAATTGGCCATGCCATGTCCAAgtttaaaaaagacagaaaactctaatatatatgcacatacgtAGTGATATTATAAAACATAATGTAAGGCAATCATTATTTCTACTGCATCTAGAAATTGAGTCTTGTGACAATGCTCCGGAGCTTTTATTTGTCTTCAACACCTTAGGGAGTCAGGCTGCTCAGAATCTCTATGGGCACTTTCTACTGTATTCTTTTCCCTCACCATGGGCcacaaaataaatgattaaagATAATCTAGTGTCGCTTATGTTATACTTATTAAATGAGACTTTATTGAAATCATATCTGAAAAATACCTATATTATTCATTACTGATGAAGTTTAGAAtcaattaaagaaagaagaaaaactcacAATTTTGTTCTTAAacctatttttatttgttctttgaacatcagcttgtttttgtttgttgattattGTTAAGTTTataacataaaaaaggaaaaattatatttaaaactttatttttttcttaatcacaTGCAGCTGTATCAAATCTCTTTTAAATCATTAATGACATACTATcctacaatgaaaaaaaatagaaaattgtgATGAAAACATACTTCACTTTGATCATTTACCCCTGGGAAGTAGGAGGAATAATTAGGTGAGAACTGATCTGAATCACTATTTACACTATAGttagtatataaaaataataagggGGGGGCAGATTTACTGGGTTATCTCTTTACCCTGTGACCTGTCAGAATAGCTCTGCATAATAAACTTAAATGTAagcaaattcaatttaattaaaaatattcaatttaattaaatgaagTACAGCCCATTAAAGTTCagctaaattaaaatttaaaaacaacctatattaaacacctattatatgcACTGTAGTAAGCAAGAATAATGGTTATAACAATATTTTCTTAAGATATTCTCTtgtagggggaagctagatggcacagtggttaaagcactggccctggattcaggagtacctgagttcaaacctggcctcagacacttgacacttactagctttgtgaccctagggaagtcacttaacccccattgcctacaaaaacaaaaacaaaaccaaaaaaggataTTCTCTTGTAAGATACCTGCTCTCTTTTAACATATAGTCTAAAAAGGTTTAGTTCGGCATTTATTACTCTTCTTATGTATTCTGGAAACTCTTGGGAATTCTGGAGAGGCCTGTGGAATACTTTACTGAATAATGTCtttaaacatatataataaaatgcatagggggcagctagatgtcacagtggataaagcactggccctggattcaggaagacctgagttcaaatccagcctcagacccttgacacttagtaggtgtgtgaccctgggcaagtaacttaaccctcattgccccaccaaaaaataaaaattaaataaaaaaaaataaaatacatagactattgaaatatgtgtgtatatatgtacacatatatatgcacaaatatatcaTGAAATATATCCTACATCTGTTTCCAGtaaactttcttttccttatgaTTTTACATGATAAATTATTTAAGCATGGATCATTTAAACAAGTTATTAAAAATGACACAAACagaaactattatcttattcatAAATTTAACTaagttattttttatcataaacatCAGaaagaggggtcagctaggtggtgcagtggatagagcaccggccctggagtcaggagtacctgagttcaaatccggcctcagacacttaacacttactagctgtgtgaccctgggcaagtcacttaaccccaattgcctcactaaaaaaataaaacaaaacaaacaaacaaaaaacataaacatCAGAAAGAGAACTCTTAAAAACATGTTAGCAGCAAAACTTTGATATAATTGTCAAATGGAGAGAGATACTGTATATGGGATATTCAAGGAGGACTAGTATCTCTTGTGTTGAGTGCTTTTCAGGCCTGCTCATCCAACTTTGATGCCTACCTTCCACTCAACTCTCACAATTTAACTCTAAAAAACTGTAGCACTTACAGCAGCTACACTCTGGTAAAGTATCTCAGGAGATAGGCTTAACTAAgatgagggtaactgacagaTCTTAGAATGGTCAGTGAGTTAAGGGCCTGGGAGAGAGGCTGTGTATAAgacttccccagtggaatgggtagatgagaacaacttGTCCCAATAGTCATAAAGACAACTGAAGTAGGCAGTGTAAAGCGTATAGAGCTtgctcagacatcaaagacagCAAAACTTCCAGTGCATCCAGAACCATCACCAGTCATACCATCTTttccactagactttgatgattgtggaagagagagtgagggtgatGATCTTGTTCAACTCTGACTCAAAAACAATTTGCTTACAACTCCAGATATCacaccatgatgtcattggtcctttgaaaatgaaggacaaacaacaataactatgTTAGAGTACATATCTCTGCACACTTTTACCAAAAATGACTGATTTCATATGTGTAACATTTTCATAAAACAAAGAATAGAagtgaaatacaaaaataatttaaagaaaatgaggcGAGATATATACCTAATTAAAATGATCCAAAAGTCAATCAGGCAtaaaaaaagatcttttttttaaatttaatttaattttaatttaaaaataaaaatatttgaaaaaataactaaaatgaagCAATATATTTCAATTGTCATTAACTTCTTCAGTAAACATCTAGGAAGAATACTATACTGAATAGAGATgggaaaaaacaaggaaaaccagtatataagtatgtatatagatatacaaatatctatctacatatacacatacatatgctacatatatgctatatatatgtttgtttatatggatatatgtgtatatatatttatatatttcaactGGAAAATACATTCTTGCCTATTAATTTCCTGAGGGTTTCCTTCACATCTTT from Dromiciops gliroides isolate mDroGli1 chromosome 6, mDroGli1.pri, whole genome shotgun sequence encodes the following:
- the LOC122731902 gene encoding olfactory receptor 5D18-like is translated as MLGTEKNQSAMVTFILLGFSDNPDLQVPLFMVFLAIYIVTVVGNLGMIIIIKINPKLHTPMYFFLSHLSFVDFCYSTVVTPKLLENLIVADRTISFKGCITQFFFACTFVVTETFMLAVMAYDRVVAISNPLMYTVAMSQTLCTLLVTGAYAWGIISSFVVLSSLLSLSFCRFSILNNFLCEYSVILSASCSETYISEMLLFTFATFNEVSTLVIILTSYLFILVTVLKMHSVSGRRKAFSTCTSHLMAITIYHGTILFLYCVPRNQNLKEEVKVASVFYTVIIPMLNPLIYSLRNKDVKETITNLQVTKILPQLIYSH